In Drechmeria coniospora strain ARSEF 6962 chromosome 03, whole genome shotgun sequence, the DNA window TTCCCATCCCGAGAACTGGTTACTGTGCGGCCACGTCCACTGAACAAGGCCACCTCACTGCCTCGACACGGCTCTTCTCGACGACAGCCGTATCTAGGCTTCGCGATTTCTTCCCCGCCAGCGACACGCCTCATATCCAAAAGACAAAGGCCGCCTGGCCGCATCATGGCTACACCATGGACGAGATGGCAGCGGTGGTGCCAGCGCACCGAGCACCTCGAACTGTCGGCGACTGGGTGGCCTGGAAGATTGTGCGTTTTGCACGCTACTGGATGGACCTGGCCACGGGCATGGACCGCAAGCAGCAGGTTGACAAGAAgaatccgacgacggccgtcgaggccgagaagccgTTGACAGAAGCGCAGTGGGTATGCCTCACCACAGGCCGAAAAGAATATTACTTGCCCTCTACTTGCCCTCTGGCTAATCTTTCGTAGCTCATTCGATTCGTCTTCCTGGAAAGTATCGCCGGCGTACCAGGTATGGTTGGCGGCATGCTGCGTCACCTCAACAGCCTGCGACGAATGAAGCGAGACAATGGCTGGATCGAGACGCTACTCGAGGAGAGCTACAACGAGCGCATGCATCTCTTGACATTCATGAAGATGTGTGAGCCTGGCTGGTTCATGAAGCTGATGATCATCGGTGCCCAAGGCGTCTTCTTCAACAGCATCTTCATCGTCTACCTTATTCGGCCGAAGATCGTCCACCGATTCGTTGGTTACCTCGAGGAGGAAGCAGTACATACCTACACCAGAGCCATCTACGAAATCGAGCAAGGCCATCTTCCTCGGTGGTCGGACCCCAAGTTTCGCATCCCCGACATTGCTGTGGAGGTGAGACCGTCCGGGACAAGCACTCCGACAAGCGAAATCATGTCATGCTAATAATGCCGTGACAGTATTGGAACATGCCTGAGGACCACCGCACCATGAAGGATCTCATTCTCTACATCCGAGCTGATGAGGCCGGTCACCGCGGCGTCAACCATACGCTCGGAAACCTGAACCAAAGCGAAGACCCGAACCCCTTCGTCAGCACGTTCAAGGATCGCGACGTGCCCAAGCCGAGCTTGAAGCCCGCAGGATATGAGCGTTCCGAGGTCATctaaccccccccccctctggGCTTCTTCGTCTTTTTTCTCTACTTCAGCAATTTCTTTTCATCTTCCTCCGATAAGGTGCAAGGAATCACTGTGACGGTTTGTTTAGCGGGTTGGGCCATCGATAGACGGACAAGGGAGTATGCGGCGTGCGGAGTACGAGAGGTGGTGTTTATTCTCTCCTCATCCCAAACgatgcaagtgcagtacataCTGCTGAGTAGATACGACAGAAAACCAGCTGCATTTTCAGGATGACTGGTGTTGCCAAGCCGTCCTACATGGCTGGCGTATAGATGTCGTTGGTTGGTGCGGCGCTGAGCCTCTCATACAAGGTTAAACTTTGATGGAATTTGCGTTgctgtattacggagtacggagttcaagtgtacggagtgcaaagcaagtgctccgtatccgtacagtacttgctcaaGGGTTTGAAGTAAGTAAACGTTtgcgtacagtaatactgcCTGCCAGGtagtacatacaagtactccgt includes these proteins:
- a CDS encoding Alternative oxidase; amino-acid sequence: MISIAVRTRSPASRPAAHLARASIVVASSRCSIIPIPRTGYCAATSTEQGHLTASTRLFSTTAVSRLRDFFPASDTPHIQKTKAAWPHHGYTMDEMAAVVPAHRAPRTVGDWVAWKIVRFARYWMDLATGMDRKQQVDKKNPTTAVEAEKPLTEAQWLIRFVFLESIAGVPGMVGGMLRHLNSLRRMKRDNGWIETLLEESYNERMHLLTFMKMCEPGWFMKLMIIGAQGVFFNSIFIVYLIRPKIVHRFVGYLEEEAVHTYTRAIYEIEQGHLPRWSDPKFRIPDIAVEYWNMPEDHRTMKDLILYIRADEAGHRGVNHTLGNLNQSEDPNPFVSTFKDRDVPKPSLKPAGYERSEVI